In the genome of Candidatus Ruthia magnifica str. Cm (Calyptogena magnifica), one region contains:
- the rpmH gene encoding 50S ribosomal protein L34: MKQKRTFQPSVIKRKRTHGFRSRMSTKSGRAVINARRKKGRKRLAA, translated from the coding sequence ATGAAGCAAAAAAGAACCTTTCAACCAAGTGTTATCAAACGTAAACGTACACATGGTTTCAGATCAAGAATGAGCACCAAATCAGGACGCGCTGTTATTAATGCACGTAGAAAAAAGGGACGTAAGCGTTTAGCAGCTTAG
- the rnpA gene encoding ribonuclease P protein component, giving the protein MSLRPICNLYKAIFNHGKMTKGQYWKIIAKKIDRPTPRLRLVISKKVHKLAVDRNRVKRIARETFRTHQNDLNHWEFVVMVKHSKPTKNSIITDDLLHLFKKITAH; this is encoded by the coding sequence GTGTCCCTTAGGCCAATATGCAACTTATATAAAGCTATTTTTAATCATGGTAAAATGACCAAAGGGCAATACTGGAAAATCATCGCAAAAAAAATTGATAGGCCTACACCACGCCTTAGGCTTGTCATTTCAAAAAAAGTTCATAAATTAGCTGTTGATAGGAATAGAGTCAAAAGAATTGCACGAGAAACCTTTAGAACGCACCAGAATGACTTAAATCATTGGGAGTTTGTAGTGATGGTAAAACATTCAAAACCCACTAAAAACTCCATAATAACCGATGATTTACTACATTTATTCAAAAAAATAACCGCTCATTAA
- the yidD gene encoding membrane protein insertion efficiency factor YidD: protein MHYLLLMPIKFYRLFISPLLGSNCRFQPTCSQYAYDVIQTHGFFKGLGLSLKRISKCHSWHDGGFDPVPKK from the coding sequence ATGCATTACTTACTCTTAATGCCCATTAAATTTTATCGATTATTTATTAGTCCCCTACTAGGTTCTAATTGTCGTTTTCAGCCAACTTGCTCGCAATATGCTTATGACGTAATTCAAACGCATGGATTTTTTAAGGGACTTGGCCTTAGTTTAAAACGTATTAGTAAATGTCATTCATGGCATGATGGTGGGTTTGACCCCGTACCAAAAAAATAA
- the yidC gene encoding membrane protein insertase YidC: MNNQKNFLIVAIFLSVFLLWDKWGVTHVVGANGNLISQTKIKDASTINNSLTNKNLNASSIIHRNAELDLPNTITKNQAPFTTVVTDLLTLEISHKGGTIQNAWLNDYPIEINSEQKFQLLSNKADEIFQAQSGLLPQGQTPTHHSIFSSKNSHYQMDGNSLVVPFTWKSENGIKVIKRYHFNKNSYVIGIDYQITNTTNNTLNITSYTQLVRNALDQSNMIIPTYTGGARFDDQDVYEKIEFEDFNDQPKTTSKGGWIAMIEHYFFVAAIPDVNQIHTYSSKIINGEYLLTVVNPELVIAPGAIVTLPSSSLYIGPKEQKQINNVAPGLDKTVDYGVLFIIAKPLSELLNWIYSIIHSWGYSIITLTLLIKLAFYKLSEKSYRSMAGMRQLAPRLTKLKETYGDDKQKLGQKTMELYKKEKINPASGCLPILVQIPVFISLYWVLLEMVELRQAPFWYLTDLSAQDPYYILPLIMGVSMFAQQKLNPPPPDPMQAKIMMALPFVFTIFFLWFPSGLVLYWVVNNILSITQQWVINKRING, translated from the coding sequence ATGAACAATCAAAAAAATTTTCTTATTGTTGCTATTTTTTTAAGTGTTTTTCTCTTATGGGATAAGTGGGGGGTAACACATGTAGTGGGTGCAAACGGTAATTTAATCAGCCAAACAAAAATTAAAGACGCTAGCACAATAAACAATTCCTTGACAAATAAGAACCTAAACGCGTCCAGCATTATACATCGTAATGCCGAATTAGATCTTCCTAATACTATTACAAAAAATCAAGCTCCATTTACAACAGTCGTAACAGATTTACTAACTCTAGAAATTAGCCACAAGGGTGGCACTATCCAAAATGCATGGCTTAATGATTACCCAATAGAGATTAATTCTGAACAAAAATTTCAACTGCTCAGTAATAAAGCTGATGAAATATTCCAAGCACAAAGTGGTTTATTGCCGCAAGGACAAACCCCTACCCATCACTCAATATTTAGTTCAAAAAATAGCCATTATCAAATGGATGGCAATAGCTTGGTTGTGCCTTTCACTTGGAAAAGTGAGAATGGTATCAAAGTCATCAAACGATATCACTTTAACAAAAACAGCTACGTGATTGGTATTGATTACCAAATAACTAATACTACTAACAATACACTAAATATAACTAGTTACACACAATTAGTTCGCAATGCGCTCGACCAGTCCAATATGATAATACCAACCTACACAGGTGGTGCAAGGTTTGATGATCAGGATGTATATGAAAAAATAGAGTTTGAAGATTTTAACGACCAACCAAAAACCACCTCTAAAGGCGGTTGGATAGCAATGATTGAGCATTACTTTTTTGTGGCTGCAATCCCAGATGTAAACCAAATACATACTTATTCATCAAAGATTATCAATGGTGAGTATTTACTAACCGTTGTAAACCCAGAATTAGTAATTGCACCTGGTGCAATAGTAACTCTACCAAGCAGTAGCCTTTATATCGGACCTAAAGAGCAAAAGCAAATTAACAATGTTGCTCCAGGCTTAGACAAAACTGTTGACTATGGTGTGTTGTTTATTATTGCCAAGCCATTATCTGAGCTACTTAACTGGATTTATTCAATAATTCACTCTTGGGGTTATTCTATTATCACCCTTACTTTGTTAATTAAATTAGCGTTTTATAAACTCAGCGAAAAATCATACCGCTCAATGGCAGGCATGCGACAGCTTGCCCCAAGATTAACAAAACTTAAAGAGACCTATGGTGATGACAAGCAAAAACTAGGTCAAAAAACTATGGAATTATATAAAAAGGAAAAAATTAATCCTGCCTCTGGCTGTTTACCCATTTTAGTACAAATTCCTGTATTTATTTCACTCTACTGGGTGCTATTAGAAATGGTTGAATTGCGTCAAGCACCGTTTTGGTATTTAACCGATTTATCAGCTCAAGACCCTTACTATATTTTGCCACTTATTATGGGTGTTTCAATGTTTGCTCAACAAAAACTAAATCCACCGCCGCCTGACCCAATGCAGGCAAAAATTATGATGGCATTGCCTTTTGTATTTACCATTTTCTTCCTATGGTTCCCATCTGGATTGGTGCTTTATTGGGTGGTCAATAACATCTTATCAATCACCCAACAATGGGTGATTAATAAACGCATTAATGGCTAA
- a CDS encoding TauD/TfdA family dioxygenase produces the protein MSILINLDEYKHWRDEKLANASTKIEACLIEISNPFELTHSEKNKIKLLCQQNNFALFNIGQQSNYPQAIIAINKQLGLIDYDPHLYVQNQGLAYITQSVKKDQVEFIPYTNKAIGWHTDGYYNTIEQCIRAFSLFCITPANCGGENQWIDQQMVYLQLRESNPDVTKALTHTQAMSIPEHTVNGIIRRNSSIGAIFFIDKHSSQLYMRYTQRKKNIKFLDAQEVKQAITILDAYLSTTTEYHFSHTMTTNQGMLCNNILHKRSRFIDSSLKPRLLLRGRYFNRLS, from the coding sequence ATGTCCATTCTCATAAATTTAGATGAATATAAACATTGGCGAGATGAAAAACTAGCAAATGCTAGTACTAAGATTGAAGCTTGTCTGATTGAAATTAGTAACCCCTTTGAACTCACACACTCAGAAAAAAATAAAATTAAGCTTTTGTGTCAGCAAAATAATTTTGCCTTATTTAACATTGGACAACAAAGCAACTACCCGCAAGCCATTATTGCTATTAACAAACAGCTTGGATTGATAGATTATGACCCGCATTTATACGTCCAAAATCAGGGCTTAGCGTATATTACCCAAAGTGTAAAAAAAGACCAAGTAGAATTTATTCCCTACACTAATAAAGCCATTGGCTGGCATACAGACGGTTATTACAACACAATAGAGCAGTGTATACGTGCCTTTTCTTTGTTTTGCATCACACCTGCAAACTGTGGTGGAGAAAATCAATGGATTGACCAGCAAATGGTTTATTTACAGTTAAGGGAGTCTAATCCAGATGTTACTAAGGCGCTTACTCATACCCAAGCCATGAGCATACCAGAACACACTGTGAACGGTATTATCAGGCGTAATAGCTCCATAGGAGCTATTTTTTTTATTGACAAGCACAGCTCACAACTTTATATGCGTTATACACAAAGAAAGAAAAACATCAAATTTTTAGATGCCCAAGAAGTTAAGCAAGCCATTACCATTTTGGATGCGTATTTAAGCACAACCACTGAATATCACTTTAGTCATACTATGACTACTAATCAGGGTATGTTGTGCAACAATATTCTCCACAAGCGTTCTCGATTTATTGATAGTTCACTCAAACCAAGGTTGCTACTCAGAGGTCGTTACTTTAATCGATTAAGTTAG
- the ampD gene encoding 1,6-anhydro-N-acetylmuramyl-L-alanine amidase AmpD encodes MINNHRLENIKQINSPNFNKRPNQAISLIVIHSISLPPGKFNNNHIEKFFTNQLDTSQHPYFKSIKDLKVSAHLLIKRNGMIIQFVPFNQRAWHAGKSNYKGKHNCNDFSIGIELQGDDNTSYELVQYKVLNNVIDLLKSHYPISTIKGHSDISPIRKTDPGPYFKWSKLHAIT; translated from the coding sequence ATGATTAACAATCACCGACTTGAAAACATCAAACAAATCAACTCACCAAACTTTAATAAAAGGCCTAACCAAGCCATATCTTTGATTGTTATTCATAGTATTTCACTACCACCTGGAAAATTCAATAACAACCATATTGAAAAATTTTTTACTAATCAACTTGATACCAGTCAACATCCTTATTTTAAATCCATTAAAGACCTAAAAGTATCCGCACACCTGCTGATTAAACGTAATGGTATGATAATTCAATTCGTACCTTTTAATCAGCGTGCTTGGCATGCAGGTAAATCAAATTATAAAGGCAAGCATAATTGTAATGATTTTTCGATCGGTATCGAATTGCAAGGAGATGACAATACATCGTATGAATTGGTACAATACAAAGTCTTAAACAATGTGATAGACTTATTAAAATCTCATTATCCAATAAGTACTATCAAAGGTCATAGTGACATTTCTCCGATAAGAAAAACAGATCCTGGGCCTTATTTTAAATGGAGTAAACTACATGCAATTACTTGA
- the kdsC gene encoding 3-deoxy-manno-octulosonate-8-phosphatase KdsC, which produces MQLLDKLNEQAKNIKLIIFDVDGVLTDGGLYFSDEGVELKRFNSLDGLGIKLLKQNGIEVAVISARSSKNITYRMNDLGIEHFYQGQDDKVVAFNNLIKKLSLQAKQVAYMGDDIIDLPIMRKISLPIAVANAHELVKKNACFITKKIGGHGAVREVCDLLLKAQNTFNKAMRKYLI; this is translated from the coding sequence ATGCAATTACTTGATAAATTAAACGAACAAGCCAAAAATATCAAACTAATTATTTTTGATGTAGATGGTGTATTAACAGATGGTGGCTTATATTTTTCTGACGAGGGCGTAGAGCTTAAACGTTTTAATTCGCTTGATGGATTGGGCATTAAACTACTCAAACAAAATGGAATTGAAGTAGCTGTTATCAGCGCCAGAAGCTCTAAAAATATAACATACCGGATGAATGATTTAGGTATTGAACATTTTTATCAAGGACAAGATGACAAGGTTGTTGCTTTTAATAATCTTATCAAAAAACTATCACTTCAAGCTAAACAAGTTGCTTATATGGGTGATGACATCATTGATTTACCCATTATGAGAAAAATTAGCCTACCAATTGCTGTTGCCAATGCCCATGAACTGGTTAAAAAAAATGCTTGTTTTATAACTAAAAAAATAGGCGGCCATGGCGCAGTAAGAGAAGTTTGTGATTTATTATTAAAAGCTCAAAATACCTTTAACAAAGCTATGAGAAAATACCTAATATGA
- a CDS encoding F0F1 ATP synthase subunit epsilon — MSTIHVDVVSATESLYSGEVSCVFAPASTGELGIYPKHTALLSILKPGEVRVETDKGVESIYISGGIIEVQPDVVTIFSDTAIRADNLDESKALEAKQRAQEAIENATESQDISAIQVALAESIAQLQMINKIRSKKI; from the coding sequence ATGTCAACTATTCATGTTGATGTCGTTAGTGCAACAGAATCTCTCTATTCGGGTGAGGTATCGTGTGTATTTGCGCCCGCGTCCACAGGTGAGCTAGGTATTTATCCAAAACATACGGCACTTTTATCAATCTTAAAACCAGGTGAAGTTCGAGTAGAAACTGATAAAGGTGTAGAGTCTATTTATATTTCTGGTGGCATTATAGAAGTCCAACCAGATGTTGTGACTATTTTTTCTGATACTGCAATTAGAGCAGATAATTTAGATGAGTCTAAAGCGTTAGAGGCTAAACAACGCGCACAAGAGGCAATAGAAAATGCAACTGAAAGTCAAGATATTTCAGCAATACAAGTAGCACTTGCTGAGTCAATAGCACAATTACAAATGATTAACAAGATACGTAGTAAGAAAATTTAA
- the atpD gene encoding F0F1 ATP synthase subunit beta, whose translation MNTGKITQIIGAVIDVEFSVDSMPKIYDALKVSETGLTLEVQQQLGDYVVRTIAMGGSEGLKRGLKVTNTGGPIKVPVGVKTLGRIMNVLGEPIDNAGDIGQEVSWAIHRSAPAYHELAPAAELLETGIKVIDLICPFAKGGKVGLFGGAGVGKTVNMMELIRNIAIEHSGYSVFSGVGERTREGNDFYHEMKESNVLDKVSLVYGQMNEPPGNRLRVALTGLTMAEYFRDEGHDVLLFIDNIYRYTLAGTEVSALLGRMPSAVGYQPTLASEMGALQERITSTKKGSITSIQAVYVPADDLTDPSPATTFAHLDATVVLSRQVAELGIYPAVDPLDSTSRQLDPLIVGEEHYNVARGVQSVLQRYKELKDIIAILGMDELSEEDKHSVSRARKIQRFLSQPFFVAEVFTGAPGKYVSLKDTIVGFKAILDGEMDDFPEQAFYMIGSIEEVRETNKEGL comes from the coding sequence ATGAATACAGGAAAAATTACACAAATTATTGGTGCGGTTATTGATGTCGAATTCTCAGTAGACAGTATGCCAAAAATTTATGACGCCTTAAAAGTGTCAGAAACAGGGTTGACCTTAGAAGTTCAGCAACAATTGGGTGACTACGTAGTACGTACAATTGCCATGGGCGGTTCTGAAGGCTTAAAAAGGGGTTTGAAAGTTACCAACACAGGTGGGCCTATTAAGGTTCCTGTTGGCGTTAAGACATTAGGGCGTATTATGAATGTGCTGGGAGAGCCGATTGATAATGCTGGCGACATTGGTCAAGAAGTCAGCTGGGCTATTCACCGAAGTGCGCCTGCTTATCATGAGTTGGCACCTGCAGCAGAATTATTAGAAACAGGTATTAAAGTTATTGATTTAATTTGCCCGTTTGCCAAAGGTGGTAAAGTTGGTTTGTTTGGTGGTGCTGGTGTTGGGAAAACTGTTAATATGATGGAGTTAATTCGTAATATTGCGATTGAGCATTCTGGTTATTCAGTATTTTCAGGTGTGGGCGAGCGTACTCGTGAAGGTAATGATTTTTATCACGAAATGAAAGAGTCAAATGTGCTTGATAAGGTGTCTTTAGTGTATGGTCAAATGAACGAGCCACCGGGAAACAGATTGCGTGTGGCTTTAACAGGACTAACTATGGCAGAATACTTTCGTGATGAAGGTCATGATGTATTATTGTTTATTGACAATATTTATCGTTATACACTTGCAGGTACGGAAGTATCGGCACTATTAGGTCGTATGCCATCAGCAGTGGGCTATCAGCCAACATTGGCAAGTGAGATGGGTGCATTGCAAGAACGTATTACTTCAACTAAAAAAGGCTCAATTACTTCAATTCAAGCAGTATATGTACCTGCAGATGATTTAACTGACCCATCGCCAGCAACTACATTTGCTCATTTAGATGCAACGGTTGTATTATCACGTCAGGTAGCAGAATTAGGAATTTATCCTGCGGTAGACCCACTCGATTCTACTTCGCGTCAATTAGACCCATTAATCGTGGGAGAAGAGCACTATAATGTAGCTCGTGGCGTACAAAGCGTTTTGCAACGTTACAAAGAATTAAAAGACATTATTGCGATTCTAGGCATGGATGAGTTATCGGAAGAAGACAAGCATTCAGTTTCTCGTGCTCGTAAAATTCAACGTTTTTTATCTCAGCCATTTTTTGTGGCAGAAGTCTTCACTGGTGCGCCAGGAAAATATGTATCTCTTAAAGACACAATTGTTGGATTTAAAGCCATTCTTGATGGTGAAATGGATGATTTCCCAGAACAGGCATTCTACATGATAGGTTCAATTGAGGAGGTTCGTGAAACCAATAAGGAGGGCTTATAA
- the atpG gene encoding F0F1 ATP synthase subunit gamma yields the protein MAAGKEIRTQISSIKNTQKITSAMEMVAASKMKKAQDRMLASRPYCEKISNVIGHLAYAHSEFEYSYMNSSEKLQRIGVIIISSDRGLCGGLNTNLFRHILKQVVEYQAKSIEVDICTIGKKATSFFKNLGLNVKSVLTDLGDTPHFDDLLGTIKVMLDEFDADEIQQLSVAYNKFENIITQTPTIMQLVPMVAGESNNINHYWDYIYEPDAQEVLSALLVRYIEALVYQGLIENIACEQSSRMIAMKSATDNASDMVKELKLIYNKARQAAITQEISEIVSGAAAV from the coding sequence ATGGCAGCTGGAAAGGAAATTAGAACACAAATTTCGAGTATTAAAAATACCCAGAAGATTACTTCGGCCATGGAAATGGTCGCAGCTTCTAAGATGAAAAAAGCTCAAGATAGAATGTTGGCATCACGTCCTTATTGTGAAAAAATCTCCAATGTTATTGGGCATTTAGCCTATGCACATTCAGAATTTGAATATTCTTACATGAATAGTTCTGAAAAACTTCAACGTATCGGTGTTATTATTATTTCAAGTGATAGAGGTTTATGTGGTGGGTTGAATACTAATTTATTTAGGCATATTTTAAAACAAGTTGTTGAATATCAAGCCAAGAGTATTGAGGTTGACATCTGTACCATTGGTAAAAAAGCAACCTCATTTTTTAAAAATTTGGGCTTGAACGTTAAATCTGTATTAACAGATTTAGGTGATACGCCTCATTTTGATGATTTGTTAGGCACGATTAAAGTCATGCTTGACGAGTTTGATGCAGACGAAATCCAGCAATTATCAGTGGCCTACAACAAATTTGAAAACATCATAACCCAAACACCCACCATTATGCAGTTGGTACCAATGGTGGCAGGTGAGTCGAACAATATAAACCATTATTGGGACTATATTTATGAACCTGATGCGCAAGAAGTTTTAAGTGCGTTACTGGTGCGTTATATTGAAGCTTTAGTTTATCAAGGCTTGATTGAAAATATTGCTTGTGAGCAATCTTCGCGCATGATTGCAATGAAAAGTGCGACTGATAATGCAAGTGATATGGTTAAAGAATTAAAGTTGATTTACAACAAGGCAAGGCAAGCGGCAATTACACAAGAAATTTCTGAGATTGTTAGTGGCGCTGCTGCTGTTTAA